From Populus trichocarpa isolate Nisqually-1 chromosome 19, P.trichocarpa_v4.1, whole genome shotgun sequence, a single genomic window includes:
- the LOC18110663 gene encoding protein ACCELERATED CELL DEATH 6 isoform X1 codes for MDPVLFKAAEAGNIGPFENYQTCLDQLLTPDENTILHVYLGNQSREPELTDFVVIILEMCPPLLFQANKKGEIPLHLAAAYGHSNVVKVLIDRAKALPTDSESGVTEAKKMLRMTNEEQDTALHEAARHRRSHVVEILTKEDPEFPYSANVHGETPLYIAASIITRWREERGKVVDGILGNCISVDYGGPNGRTALNAAIRVRDDETARKLLEKEKKLTQTTDENGWSPLHHAACYDWSPRIVQVLLENDASAAYIAETEKRRTALHIAAIQGHVNAMKEIVSRCPACCELVDNRGWNALHYAVASKDRVAFVHCLKIPELARLGTKKDDKGNTPFHLIAALAHQQKQWQRVLFNDSYGYSGREIRCGLNKRQLSVDDIYEGNFAEIQKKLVKSLEDVGSGPIGRGPFVMKGEEEKNNEERNKGEEEALSKARESHLVVAALIATVTFAAAFTLPGGYKNDQGPNEGTAILAKKAAFIVFVISDAMSMVLSLLAVFIHFMISLIHGFKMVKDEAMDENTTGILFGYAMLLTMIAMGTMIIAFVTGTYAVLEPSLGLAISTCLISLSFFFLVYLVCRFIYKNLIS; via the exons CTGCCTTGATCAGTTATTGACTCCAGACGAGAACACCATTCTTCATGTCTACTTAGGAAACCAAAGTAGGGAACCGGAACTCACTGATTTTGTTGTTATAATTCTTGAAATGTGTCCACCACTGTTATTCCAAGCCAATAAGAAAGGTGAAATCCCACTCCATTTGGCAGCAGCATATGGTCATTCCAATGTGGTAAAGGTCCTCATTGACCGTGCCAAAGCTCTACCTACTGATTCAGAGAGCGGAGTAACAGAAGCAAAAAAGATGTTGAGGATGACCAATGAAGAGCAAGATACAGCGTTGCACGAGGCAGCTCGACATAGGCGGAGCCATGTGGTGGAAATATTGACTAAAGAGGACCCTGAGTTTCCATATTCCGCCAATGTTCATGGAGAAACTCCACTTTATATTGCTGCTTCCATTATCACGAGGTGGAGGGAAGAACGAGGAAAGGTAGTCGATGGAATCCTCGGAAATTGCATCTCAGTGGACTATGGCGGCCCTAATGGTAGAACTGCTCTAAACGCGGCAATCAGGGTGCGAGATGATG AGACAGCAAGAAAattgttagaaaaagaaaagaaattgacgCAAACAACCGATGAGAACGGCTGGTCACCACTTCACCACGCTGCCTGTTATGACTGGTCTCCTCGTATAGTGCAAGTATTACTAGAAAATGATGCGTCTGCGGCCTACATTGCTGAAACAGAGAAGAGGAGAACAGCACTTCACATTGCTGCTATTCAAGGACATGTAAACGCAATGAAAGAGATTGTTTCTCGATGTCCAGCTTGTTGTGAGCTAGTTGATAACAGAGGTTGGAATGCCCTTCACTATGCTGTGGCAAGTAAAGATAGAGTAGCATTCGTCCACTGTCTGAAGATTCCAGAGCTTGCAAGACTTGGAACGAAGAAGGATGACAAAGGAAACACGCCCTTCCATCTAATTGCTGCTTTAGCGCACCAGCAGAAGCAATGGCAACGTGTTTTATTTAACGATAGTTATGGTTATAGTGGAAGGGAGATAAGATGTGGTCTTAATAAGCGACAGCTAAGCGTCGACGACATTTATGAAGGAAATTTTGCAGAGATACAG AAAAAGCTTGTAAAATCCCTCGAAGATGTTGGCAGTGGACCGATTGGTCGCGGTCCCTTTGTTATGAaaggagaggaagagaaaaacaatgaGGAGAGAAACAAAGGGGAAGAGGAAGCTTTGAGTAAAGCAAGAGAGTCTCATCTAGTTGTTGCGGCGCTGATAGCAACGGTAACATTTGCAGCAGCATTCACCCTCCCTGGAGGTTACAAGAACGACCAAGGTCCAAATGAAGGCACTGCAATTCTTGCTAAAAAAGCTGCTTTTATAGTATTTGTTATATCAGATGCAATGTCAATGGTGCTCTCTCTTTTAGCTGTCTTTATCCATTTTATGATTTCGCTGATTCATGGTTTTAAAATGGTAAAGGATGAAGCGATGGATGAGAATACCACTGGGATATTATTTGGGTATGCCATGTTGCTGACAATGATTGCCATGGGTACAATGATTATCGCATTCGTCACGGGCACATATGCGGTTCTAGAGCCTTCCTTGGGGCTTGCTATCAGCACTTGTCTTATTAGTCTGAGCTTCTTCTTCCTTGTGTATTTAGTGTGTAGGTTCATTTAcaagaatttaataagttag
- the LOC18110666 gene encoding heavy metal-associated isoprenylated plant protein 28 isoform X3 produces the protein MASIIEMRVHIDCAGCESKVKNALEKVKDDIDIDMGLQKVTVTGWADQKKVLKTVRKTGRRAELWQLPYNPQHHSYSDHSYNQHQVNGPLTYYAPQPSSSYNYYKHGYDSNDHGYYHHPVHSSIFNHQTGAVFSDENPHGCSIM, from the exons ATGGCG TCGATCATAGAAATGAGAGTGCATATAGATTGTGCTGGATGCGAGAGCAAGGTGAAAAATGCTCTGGAAAAAGTCAAAG ATGACATAGATATAGATATGGGGTTGCAAAAGGTGACGGTCACAGGATGGGCTGACCAAAAGAAGGTTCTTAAGACAGTTCGTAAGACAGGAAGAAGGGCTGAGCTCTGGCAATTACCTTACAATCCACAGCATCATAGCTATTCTGACCATTCCTACAACCAACACCAAGTTAACGGTCCACTTACTTACTATGCTCCTCAGCCTTCCTCTTCTTACAATTACTACAAGCATGGATACGATAGCAACGATCATGGTTATTATCATCATCCTGTGCATTCCTCCATCTTTAACCACCAGACAGGAGCAGTTTTCAGCGATGAAAACCCTCATGGTTGTTCTATAATGTGA
- the LOC18110666 gene encoding heavy metal-associated isoprenylated plant protein 28 isoform X1 yields the protein MASIIEMRVHIDCAGCESKVKNALEKVKGIDDIDIDMGLQKVTVTGWADQKKVLKTVRKTGRRAELWQLPYNPQHHSYSDHSYNQHQVNGPLTYYAPQPSSSYNYYKHGYDSNDHGYYHHPVHSSIFNHQTGAVFSDENPHGCSIM from the exons ATGGCG TCGATCATAGAAATGAGAGTGCATATAGATTGTGCTGGATGCGAGAGCAAGGTGAAAAATGCTCTGGAAAAAGTCAAAG GCATAGATGACATAGATATAGATATGGGGTTGCAAAAGGTGACGGTCACAGGATGGGCTGACCAAAAGAAGGTTCTTAAGACAGTTCGTAAGACAGGAAGAAGGGCTGAGCTCTGGCAATTACCTTACAATCCACAGCATCATAGCTATTCTGACCATTCCTACAACCAACACCAAGTTAACGGTCCACTTACTTACTATGCTCCTCAGCCTTCCTCTTCTTACAATTACTACAAGCATGGATACGATAGCAACGATCATGGTTATTATCATCATCCTGTGCATTCCTCCATCTTTAACCACCAGACAGGAGCAGTTTTCAGCGATGAAAACCCTCATGGTTGTTCTATAATGTGA
- the LOC18110666 gene encoding heavy metal-associated isoprenylated plant protein 28 isoform X4, which produces MRVHIDCAGCESKVKNALEKVKGIDDIDIDMGLQKVTVTGWADQKKVLKTVRKTGRRAELWQLPYNPQHHSYSDHSYNQHQVNGPLTYYAPQPSSSYNYYKHGYDSNDHGYYHHPVHSSIFNHQTGAVFSDENPHGCSIM; this is translated from the exons ATGAGAGTGCATATAGATTGTGCTGGATGCGAGAGCAAGGTGAAAAATGCTCTGGAAAAAGTCAAAG GCATAGATGACATAGATATAGATATGGGGTTGCAAAAGGTGACGGTCACAGGATGGGCTGACCAAAAGAAGGTTCTTAAGACAGTTCGTAAGACAGGAAGAAGGGCTGAGCTCTGGCAATTACCTTACAATCCACAGCATCATAGCTATTCTGACCATTCCTACAACCAACACCAAGTTAACGGTCCACTTACTTACTATGCTCCTCAGCCTTCCTCTTCTTACAATTACTACAAGCATGGATACGATAGCAACGATCATGGTTATTATCATCATCCTGTGCATTCCTCCATCTTTAACCACCAGACAGGAGCAGTTTTCAGCGATGAAAACCCTCATGGTTGTTCTATAATGTGA
- the LOC18110666 gene encoding heavy metal-associated isoprenylated plant protein 28 isoform X2 yields the protein MASIIEMRVHIDCAGCESKVKNALEKVKGIDDIDIDMGLQKVTVTGWADQKKVLKTVRKTGRRAELWQLPYNPQHHSYSDHSYNQHQVNGPLTYYAPQPSSSYNYYKHGYDSNDHGYYHHPVHSSIFNHQTGAVFSDENPHGCSIM from the exons TCGATCATAGAAATGAGAGTGCATATAGATTGTGCTGGATGCGAGAGCAAGGTGAAAAATGCTCTGGAAAAAGTCAAAG GCATAGATGACATAGATATAGATATGGGGTTGCAAAAGGTGACGGTCACAGGATGGGCTGACCAAAAGAAGGTTCTTAAGACAGTTCGTAAGACAGGAAGAAGGGCTGAGCTCTGGCAATTACCTTACAATCCACAGCATCATAGCTATTCTGACCATTCCTACAACCAACACCAAGTTAACGGTCCACTTACTTACTATGCTCCTCAGCCTTCCTCTTCTTACAATTACTACAAGCATGGATACGATAGCAACGATCATGGTTATTATCATCATCCTGTGCATTCCTCCATCTTTAACCACCAGACAGGAGCAGTTTTCAGCGATGAAAACCCTCATGGTTGTTCTATAATGTGA